From Pan troglodytes isolate AG18354 chromosome 1, NHGRI_mPanTro3-v2.0_pri, whole genome shotgun sequence:
ttttgtatttttagtagagaccgggtttcaccatgttgaccaggatggtctcgatctcttgacctcatgatccgcccgccttgacctcctaaagtgctgggattacaggcgtgagccacagcgcctgcctttttttttttttttttttttttgagacagatttttgctcttgttacccaggctggagtgcaatagtgcgatctcggctcactgcaacctctgcctcctggtttcaagcgattctttagcctcaggctcccaagtagctgggattataggcatgtgctaccatgcctggctaatttttgtatttttagtagagacgggttttcagcatgttggccaggctggtctccaactgccaacctcaggtgatccacctgccttggcctcccaaagtactgggattataggcgtgagccaccgcacctggctgagaaAAAGTAATTTTGTCTACCTATATATTTATACTCTTTTCATTGTTCATTCTTCCTTCCTGATGTTCTAAACCCTTCCTTTAATCTTTTCCGAACATTATGTAGCCATTCTTTAGAGTATGTCTGCTAGCAACAAGTGTCTCAGTTTACCCGTTTATTCCTGGaatgacagttcttttctttcagtgcttGAAAAAtgtgccacttccttctggccttcatggtttctgatgagaaatcccttttcattcatattgttgttCCCCTATAGATAAGGCATCATTTTTCTCTTGcagctttcaagattttttcattgtctttagttttcagaagtttgtaTTTCTCGGAGTGGATTTCTTTGGGCTCATCCTAGTTGATgttcttgaatctgtaggttttGTATCTCTTGCCAGATTTaggaaattttcagccattatttcttcaaataaccTTAACATCCCAGTCTGTATTCTCTCCTTCCAGGATTCTGATGACATGAATATTACATCTTTTGTTATAGTTCTACAGGTCTCTGAGGCTCtgtgtgtatagatacatatgtgtgtgtgtgtgtgtatatatatatatacacacacatacatatacacacatatatacacacagacacacatatatatgtctatggTAATTTTTATTCCATCTTCCAGTTTGCtaattctttccctttttttcctccattgGCTGCTGAATTCATCTATTGAGTTTATTTCTGTtactatatttttcagttctaaaattcccatttggttcttctctgtatcttctatttctttgctaaGATTTTCTGGGCTTTTTTCCCCATCTGTTTCAGGCATGTTCATAattgttgaagcatttttatgatggctgcATTATAAtccttgtcagataattctaacatttATGTCATTTCTGTATTAGTGTCTATTGATTGTCTTTTCTTATTCGAGTTgagattttctttgttcttgagTTGACAAGTGATTTTCAGTTGAAACCTGGGCATTTTGGGTATTATGAGACTgtagatcttatttattttttactttttcttgagacagagtctcactctgtcgcctaggctggagcccagtggcgccatcttggctcactgcaacttctgcctcccaggttcaagcgattctcctgcctcaagcctcccgagtagctgggactacaggtgcacaccaccatgcccggctaattttttgtatttttagtagacaacggggtttcaccatgtcggccaggctggtctcaaactctgggcctcaagtgatttgcctgccttggcctcccaaagtgctgggattacaggtgtgagccattgcgcccgtcCTATAgatcttatttaaatcttttagTTTAGCAGGCCTCCTCTGATACTGCACAGGGAAATGGAGTGTACCATCTTGTTATTGCCACAGGTGGGTGAAAGTCCAGGTTTCTTCTTACTTGGCCTCATTACTGCTGGGTGGGATTGGAAGTTTAGGCTCTCCACTAGGTCTCTGCTGATAACATCCTGTCTGGGAAGGATAGGAATTCCTTGTTCCTTCTCTCTATGTGTCCTTCCCTGACACCATGGTGGTGCGACCTCATTACTGCTGGTGGTAATGCAAATCTGATTCCCTACTGATCCTTCTCTGACACCACCCCAGTGAGGTGGGGAGGGTGCCTTGTTATAGCTGAATAAAGGTGAAGTCTAGGCTATCTGCTTCAACCTGGCTAAGAGggggatttgcatttcttttctgtgaTGTTTGGCTGGCGTAGGTTGGTTATTGTCTtaaagttttctgtcttgctggGCTGTCCTTTTCTGGTCCCTTAGCTCTTCTTGGGGCTTTTTATGCGTGCCCACTGGCATTACCAGGTTGTTGGCTTCTCCTTCACCCAGAACGGGGAACATGAGGCAGAAAGAAAATTCAGGGATTTCACTACTGTGTCATCCTTAAGATTCTGCAGTCTCTGGCTTGCCTGTCCTTTGTCTACCTTTCAGAaccttttttgtctgttttatataTGATGTCCAGTGTGTTTATCTGTACTTATCAGGAGGAATTAATTCTTTCtcagttctttttaaattattttaaataacagatacttatcatttttttgttttgtttataccATGATGGTGCTACTTCTGAGATGACTTCAGAAAGTTCAAATATATCAACCCTTAAAGCGCAGCTGATTTTTTAGACTCTTCTAAGATGTTTTAATCTCTTATTTCACTGAGTCACTTTATAGTTTTATCTTGAAATATTATGAGCTTCCATTACTAGGTAGTAAAATGTCATGAAAACCTTCTTATTAATTGCCTAGTTGGAAAAGCTTATGGATTTGAGTATACGtggaacaaaaccaaaaacattgtTGACCTGTGCAGTTGCAGCAATGTGTGTGACTTACACAGTTTATTCATGAGAGTGGTATGATATACTTAGAATATGTGCTAAATTACCCCTTTTTTTTCCTCAGCTGGAGCCGAGATGGTCATAAACTTGTGAGTGCTTCCACTGATAACATAGTGTCACAGTGGGATGTTCTTTCAGGCGACTGTGACCAGAGGTTTCGATTCCCTTCACCCATCTTAAAAGTCCAATATCATCCACGAGATCAGTATGTTTAAGCTATTTCTCTCCTGGGGTGGGGTCTAATTCTATATGGATTAGCTCTGGGCTCATGATAATTTTAGTTTATGGTTTTAGAAGGCAAATACACATCTCTTCAAACCTTCTACATAAAATAATCTTTCCGTCTAGGTTGGCTCTACtgaatacatttctttcttcctttctttctttctttcttttttttgagacagagtcctgctctgtcacccaggctggagtgcagtggcgccatcttggctcacacaacctctgcctcctgggttcaagattctcctgcctcagcctctcgagtagctgggactgcaggcgcgtgccaccatgcctggctaatttttgtatttttagcagagacagagtatccccatgttggccaggttggtctcgaactcctgacctcgtgatctgtccacctcagcctcccaaagtgctggaattacaggcatgagccactgcgcctggccctgaatgcgtttttttaaatttaaattttaatttttttgagatggagtctcgctgcgacgctccagctggagtgcaatggcgcagtctcagcttactgcaccctcctcctcctgttttcaagcgattctcttgcctcggcctcccaagtagctgggattacaggtgcaggcaccacatccggctaagtttttgtatttttagtagagatggggtttcaccatgttggccaggctggtctcgaactcctgacctcaagtgatctgcccgcctcagcctccccaaagtgctgggattacaggcgtgagccactgcgcctggcctcttacttttttttaatgatcatgttttattttgtcaAGACTAATTTTACTCAGAATTTTCCCTGTTATTAGACCTGTGGATTTTATGCTTTTTCACTGTTTCAAATTTGCTTGGGCGGGAGAATTGATGAGGGTATGGACAGGGATCAGGGAAAAGGACAGGGAATCAGCTTGCTGATACCAAAGCAACAGCCAATGTACTGTTCGTATTTTTAAACAGGAACAAGGTTCTCGTGTGTCCCATGAAATCTGCTCCTGTCATGTTGACCCTTTCAGATTCCAAACATGTTGTTCTGCCGGTGGACGATGACTCCGATTTGAACGTTGTGGCATCTTTTGATAGGCGAGGGGAATATATTTATACGGGAAACGCAAAAGGCAAGGTAAGCCTAAAAGCCGGCAAATCAGGCATCTTGTACACTGGCTCATTTAATGtttacttgttttgtttcttttgaaaattgtttttattcttggACTAAGCACAGCTCCTTTCTGCAACAAATGTAGTCTaattttcttccatctcttaataataatttttgttctttggaTTTAGAGTGATAGAGATTATTTGACCTAGAAAAGCACGGGAGGACCTTTACTGGTTGCTAGTAATGAAGGGCcattatgaaattataaaatttcaatgTCATGTTATCAGCTGGAACACTGCTGATCAAAATTTCTCAATATCTGGTTTTATAAAAGATTGTATAATTCAGGCCAGCTTAACTTACAGTACTGAGacttattcttctttttccttcaaaCTTCTGACTTTGCCTTTTGGAATGTGTAGGCCCTTTTCTCTGGAATACATTGTAGAAGGTGTTTCTTCTGTGGAATAAGAAGTCAGGTTAGGTGACCTTTTAAAGATTCTTTTCATGCTTAGGATAGTTCCACTGGgcatcttgatttatttttatttttattttttgactgtgGCACATGGGTTAGTATAATTTCATGGCTATTTTAGAAGggcaatttttccttttttttttttttttttgagatggagtctcactctgttgcctaggctagagtgcagtgcatgatctcggctcactgcaacctccatctcctgggttcaagcgaatctcctgcctcagcctcttgagtagctggaattactcctgacctcaagtgatccgcccacctcagcctcctaaagtgccgtgattataggtgtgagccactgcacccggccttagaaaggcaattttttttttttttttttttgagatggagtttcgctcttgttgttgcccaggctggagtgcaatggcaccatctcagttcaccgcaacctctgcctcccgggttccagcgattctcctgcctcagcctcccgagtagctgggattacaggcattcatcaccacacctggctaattttgtatttttagtagagacgggggtctctccatgttgatcaggctggtcttgaactcccaacctcaggtgatccacttgcttcagcctcctaaagtgctgggattataggtgtgaaccaccgcgcctggcctagaaaggtgatttttaagaaattgtgataaaatacacacagCATAAATTTTACCATTTCAGCCATATTTaactgtacagttcagtggtcATTAATGTACATTCACTCTATTGTGCAATGATCACCATCCATCTTTAGAAATCTTTTCTTCTTGTAAAACTGGAATTCTGTACCTATTGAATCATCATTTCCCATTCCCTGCTCTCCGCCAGCCCCTAGAAACACCCTTTGACCTTCtctctttatgaatttgactactccaggtacctcatataaggggaatcatatagtatttgcccttttgtgactggcttatttcacttagtttcATGTCCTCAAGCTTCACCCATgtgtgtagcatgtgtcagaatctttctccttcttctcaaGGCTCAATAATACTCCATTTTATGTTTATTCCACTTTTGTTTATATGGCTTATCTGCggatacttgggttgcttctatattttggttattgtgaataatgctaaacatcatattttaagaatagattggccaggcgtggtggtgaatgcctgtaatcccagcactttgggaggccgaggtgggcggatcacctgaggttgggagtttgagaccagcctgaccaacatgaagaaaccctgtctctactaaaaatacaaaattagccaggcgtcgtggcgcatgcatgtaatcccagctactcaggaggctgaggcaggagaattgcttgaacccaggaggcagaggttgcagtgagccgagattgcaccattgcactccagcctgggcaacaagagcgaaactccgtttcaaaaaaaaaaaaaaaaaaaaaagactagattaAGACCTTGTCTTACTTAAGGAAGCAAAACAGCAATACCAGTTAATCAGGTCAAATATATGGGAATAGAGACATTTGCATTTTTACCCAGTCTTTACGCAGTATTAGAAACAAGCCAAATCAATTATTGTTAGTTATCGGAACACTTACTTTTTTCCCCCCTCCTTTAAACTTTAGATTTTGGTCCTAAAAACAGATTCTCAGGATCTTGTTGCTTCCTTCAGAGTGACAACTGGAACAAGCAATACGACAGCCATTAAGTCAATTGAGTTTGCCCGGAAGGGGAGGTGAGTGAGATCTTACCTTTTAAGGGACAGTTTTAAGAGTGAATAGAATGCAAAAATACATGGAGATTTGCAGTTTTCATGTATATTatatttaagcattttttaaaaatgtacttaagGTTTTTAGAAACTTACAATATCTGATTTTTGAGTTCATAACATTTCCTGCCATAGTTACATCTTCCTTATCTGGAGGTTATCAGGCGGTtactttacagaaaaataagtaaGTGGTCAGTGCTTAAAACcaaaatgcctggcatatagtaagcactgGGTATATATTAACTTATTATCATCAGGACTGATGTCATCAAATTCACATTGTAACTGAATACTGCCTATTTACCCTTTTAATTTTGGATGTTATTCTGGTAAGTTTGGTTACCTAGTTAGAAGTCGTAGAATATATCAACAGAAATAGGAAATAGGTTGTCAGTAAGAGGTAATAGTCCTCCTATTTTGTTTAGGAACACCCATACATGACTtggagcaggggtccccaacccccaggccacagaccagtattggcctgttaggaaccctgCCACACAGCTGGaggtgagcattaccacctgagctctgcctcctgtcagatcagcagcagcattagattctcataggagcacggaCCCTATtttgaactgcacatgtgagggatctaggttgtacactccttatgagaatctaatgcctgatgatctgaggtggaacagtttcatcctgaaaccataaTCCTCCCACCAGCCTGggccgtggaaaaattgtcttccacaaaaccagtccctggtgccaaaaatgttggggacagCTGACTTAGAGGATATTAATGTTCAAAATTCTCTTGAATTAAGAAAAGGTTATAGTCAGTGAAGTCTGCAAGAAAGTGATGAAATAACTAatattttatacagatttctAAGATTTTCAATGTCATTAcagtaaaaatgacattttaaaatgacatatttagtttattacctcatttaaaaaatatatattatgtgtaaaaCAGGCCAGAGAAATGAAGTATTTATATCCATTTCACTGTAAACTTGGGAATTTAGGAAGCTGGTTTCAGTAGAGAGGTCTTGGAACTTAGTTAATACTGACAGTTTGTATATTTTGGGTTCAGGGATACACAGGAAGTATAAAACATATTCCcacttaaaattgtattttggtTTGGGAGATGACaagtagatatataaatattctaGTCTATTACTTTGATTTTTCCTCAATTCTTCCCTAGTTTATTAGTCGTTTTGTAGTACTAAGGAACAGATTTCTGACCTCTGGTGTTGATATTTTTATCCTTCCCGTAGTTGCTTTTTAATTAACACGGCAGATCGAATAATCAGAGTTTATGATGGCAGAGAAATCTTAACATGTGGAAGAGATGGAGAGCCTGAACCTATGCAGAAATTGCAGGATTTGGTGAATAGGTATGTATCACAACCTAGAAGAATATGTGATCATTCATGACCTGGGCTTGAGTTCCAGCTCTCCTTGGTACTTTCCTTGTCCTTTAGGACCCCATGGAAGAAATGTTGTTTCTCTGGGGATGGGGAATACATCGTGGCAGGTTCTGCCCGGCAGCATGCCCTGTACATCTGGGAGAAGAGCATTGGCAACCTGGTGAAGATTCTCCATGGGACGAGAGGAGAACTCCTCTTGGATGTAGCTGTGAGTACATTAGGACATTGCTTTTGTTAGTCACATAAtccaaaaaatctaaaatctgttCTTAACaacctgtttttctttccttcactaaAATTTAGTGGCATCCTGTTCGACCCATCATAGCATCCATTTCCAGTGGAGTGGTATCTATCTGGGCACAGAATCAAGTAGTAAGTATTCTATTTTACTTGCTTCGAAACTAGATACCCCTTCTTTTTATCAAAGAACCTTATACATAGGAagctaaaaattacatttttattttcttttccatatgaTTCTCGCAACCTAAATTACATAGGTTCAGTGCATCTAGTTGCACTTTATTTTGGTGGGAAGGTCTTGGTCCCAAGTTGGTTTTCTGGCTCTTTTCAGGGAGAAACTCTAGTGAACTTTCTGttgcatttttctattatttatttgagataacatttttcttttgcttttcttacttTCAGCTCAGTTTCTGTTTTACATCTTAATTTTACTTTGAACACCTTTAAATTATGTTTGTAATCAGTGTACTTAcaagaaaatttaacattttacctCTAAATTCCTAAAATGACCAAAGAAGGCAGTGATTCAAAAGAGCTACAGTTAATAACTTAGCTTATCTTAATGTTTAAGATAGAAAATACCTAAGCTAGTAAAAACTTACAGAtacccatttttttcttgtctgccaAATTTAATCTAAGAATTGTGAATTCCTTTCATGCTCACATCTTTCATTTTATCATTAATGTGTAGATTACAGATTATTGCTTTCACATATGGTTAAGTAGTATATCTTGTTGTATAGGAAAACTGGAGTGCATTTGCACCAGACTTCAAAGAATTGGATGAAAATGTAGAATACGAAGAAAGGGAATCAGAGTTTGATATTGAAGATGAAGATAAGAGTGAGCCTGAGCAGACAGGTACTATTTCTAAATTGCAGACAGGATTTCCTAAAGGGAAAATGATTGCTTTACTTAATATTCTTCATTTGTGTTGTAAATTTATTTCAGCACTTCATCTAAAATGCCCCCCTCCaccccagactttttttttttttttttttttgagatggaatttcgctcttgtcacccaggctggatgcaatggcatgatcttggctcaccgcaacctccacctctcgggttcaagtgattctcctgcctcagcctcccgagtagctgggattacaggtgcctgccaccactcccagcgaattttttgtatttttagtagagatggggtttccccatgttggccaggctggtctggaactcctgacctcaggtgatccacccactttggcctcccaaagtgctgccattacagacatgagccactgtgcctggcctatgaaccactgtgcctggccttcttttttctttaagcttaCACAATTTCCACAGTATTTGGAGAGCCTTAATTTATAAGGTGTTTACTAAGGGCTTATATGGGTATTACCAGGGCTCAAGCAGCTCTCTTAACATATCATTGTGTATTTCCTGATTAATTGCAGATGACTAAGTGAGGACATACATGCAGCACCTAGCAAAGAACTCACCATGCTAAGAGTGCTCAGCTTTTCCCATGTATTCTGTCACTCCTTTGTCAGTAAGAGAAGGGTCAAGAACCTGGGCTCTGAAGTCAGACTGCCTTGGGCAAAATACTGCTTAAActgaatttcctcatctgtaaaatagggacagTAATAGTACCTGCTTTTTAGGGTTGTGGGGagtaagtgaaataattcatgtaaagcaTTTAATATATGCCTAGGCCATAATAAGCACTAAGATATTAATTTCCATTATGATTATGACTGTGATTTTATCTCTTCTGAATTTCTAGATAGGAGCTCCTTGAGAATAAAGATTTGACTTTTTAATCCCCGTGGTGTCTAACACAGGGCTTTATAACATAGTAAGGTTTGTGCGGGTGAATGCTTAGGATGCCCAGTTGGCACTGTCAGTGAGTAGTTAGTGCCACAGATTATTGACCCCCGAGATACTTGATGGTGCCAGGAATCAGGATTGGGAATGAGGTTGGTTCTGTTTAGTGTCAAAGTGCTGGTCCTCACTTTTGTGATATTAGATAACTTGCATGCCTAATGTGTTTTAGGAGGACCTCCAGGGAAGCAGAATGTTCTAGATTATAGGGTTATGTTCTGTCAAACCTTCCCAGATTTCCACATAAATTGTTCCTCCTTCCCGTATCCTGAGCAAGTTACACATACCATTACTGTATTAAATTGAaactgtctctctgtctccccagttAGACTATAAACCTTTTACTGAAGAGCTGTTCCCAACTTTTTCTGGGTCATTGCACTATTTTCAGTGCCTAGGATAGGGTGGAAATTCAgcacatatttgttaaatgattaAGTGAAGTGAACTGTTTGGTTTTCCTCCTTTGTTTCTCTGGAATTTCAACTTATGAAAACCTTGAAGCTGCAAATAAAAAGCAGTTTTTCACTTCTTCTCAAACATCTCCTGTGTTTCTGTCCTGCAGGGGCTGATGCTGCAGAAGATGAGGAAGTGGATGTCACCAGCGTGGACCCTATTGCTGCCTTCTGTAGCAGGTGAGCCGGCCCGGAAGGCTGGGCACCTTGGCTACTGCTGCTCCTGGCCTCTGGGGGAGTACTCCGCAGTTTCCCTGGCTATCCCTTCAGTCCCGTCTGCTTATTAGCTAAAAGAGATAACTCGTTTGGTGTACAAGAAATCCAATGTAGCCTTTCTTCTCTAGTCCTATGTTCCTTTCACTTCTCCCTGATAGAGAATTTTAAGGAaccaaaataattcatttatccTGTTTATTTTTATCACCAATTTTATCAATTACATTGTTTGATTCCCTTGTATTCTTCTTGGCTTTCTTAAAGTTCTAGATCCATACCTGTTGCTTATGCTTAATATAGGTGATAGAGGAAGGGCTCATGGTTTAAGCAACTATCTCCTCTTTTTTCCAATCCCTTGTCTGATCCTGCTCCAAATAGTGATGAAGAGCTGGAAGATTCAAAGGCTCTATTGTATTTACCCATTGCCCCTGAGGTAGAAGACCCAGAAGAAAATCCTTACGGCCCCCCACCGGATGCAGTCCAAACCTCCTTGATGGATGAAGGGGCTAGTTCAGAGAAGAAGAGGCAGTCCTCAGCAGATGGGTCCCAGCCACCTAAGAAGAAACCCAAAACAACCAATATAGAACTTCAAGGAGTACCAAATGACGGTAAGAGCTACATCTCCCTCTGGCCTGGCAGACGCCACTCTCTACTCACTCCCCAGCGCAACCTGGTAATTTCCTGTTTGAGCGATTTCACCTTAGAGGAATTTTCCCATGAGTCTGTTTTATAGTGTTTTACAACTTTATAATGATTGCATCTGTGTTCACTTCTCTCTTAAAATGGAGAAATTCTGCCCTTCAGTACTTTGCCTAAGATGCTGCACTTTAATTCTTCTGACAGCCGGCTCAGAGTTTATTataccattcttcttttaaatgtttCCCCGTAGAGTGGTTTTATTAGATGTAAAATACTAGTTAGACTTGGACAATCATTTCATCCTTCCTGCCACCTTTTAGAGTCTGACTTGGGAAGCCTTTATTATCATGTCTTGGGATAAGTAGGGATGGATGGGGGTGTGTGTTTACCGTTGAgcatccttcttcctcttctcttttatttttatttattttattttattttatttttttgagacagggtctcgctctgttgcccaggctgcagtgcagtggcatgatcttggttcactgcaacctccgcctcccaggttcaatcaattctcctgcctcagcctcccgagtagctgggactacaggcatgcaccaccacgcctggctaattttcatatttttagtagagatggggttttgccatgttggccaggctggtctcgaactccagacctcaagtgatccgcctgcctcggcctccctaagtgctgggattacaggcgtgaaccactgcgcccggcccttcctCTTCTTTTAGCTAACTGCAGATCACATTTTGCAACTACGTATTTTCCTGATGCTATCGATTTCTGTGTCTACTCTGTTTCAGACACTGTTTGGTATATGTACCATTGCTGACTTTTACATCAACCCTGCAAGTTGTTTTACCtgctttttaaaggagaaaatttaGGCTGAGGTTATGTGTAAGAGGTTCTGTAAACTTGCCTAAAGTCTCACAGAAGTGGTGGGGTCAGGATTCTCATTCTAGTCTCTCTAGTTCCAAAGCCCATTCTCTTTCTGCTCTCACATgcctctctgtgtatgtgtgtgtgcatctgtgtgtgttcCTTCTTCTGGCTTGGTTTGATAGTATTAGTGCATCTTTCAGCTACTTGTTCAATTTAGAGTTACTGTGGCTTGGCATGAACATATAagccaggggtgtccaatctttgacttccctgggccacattggaagaataattgtcttgggccacatataaaatacactaacagtaatgatagctgatgagatttttaaaaattgcaaaaaaactcataatgttttaagaaaatttatgaatttgtgttgggccacattcaaagctgtcctgggctgcatgtagCCTGTGGGCCACAGATTGGACAGCTTAATATAAGCCATGTGTGCCTTTCGGCCAAGCAACTATCTCTCATTTAATGACCACTGTTTTATACTTATAGAAATAAGACAAACTTTTctctttataattattaattgATCTGGGACACAAAGCAGCATTCTTTGATCAACAAAGTTGTGGTTGGGGTGATGAGACTGGTGTCATgtggattcctttccatgccTGTCTGTCCTACAGAAGTCCATCCACTACTGGGTGTGAAGGGGGATGGCAAATCCAAGAAGAAGCAAGCAGGCCGGCCTAAAGGATCAAAAGGTAAAGAGAAAGATTCTCCATTTAAACCGAAACTCTACAAAGGGGACAGAGGTTTACCTCTGGAAGGATCAGCGAAGGGTAAAGTGCAGGCGGAACTCAGCCAGCCCTTGACAGGTAAG
This genomic window contains:
- the RBBP5 gene encoding retinoblastoma-binding protein 5 isoform X7, coding for MPERASYPPFRFVSHCYTLFVSCMILAMWYMCHQLFLCFVAESFGQNYPEEADGTLDCISMALTCTFNRWGTLLAVGCNDGRIVIWDFLTRGIAKIISAHIHPVCSLCWSRDGHKLVSASTDNIVSQWDVLSGDCDQRFRFPSPILKVQYHPRDQNKVLVCPMKSAPVMLTLSDSKHVVLPVDDDSDLNVVASFDRRGEYIYTGNAKGKILVLKTDSQDLVASFRVTTGTSNTTAIKSIEFARKGSCFLINTADRIIRVYDGREILTCGRDGEPEPMQKLQDLVNRTPWKKCCFSGDGEYIVAGSARQHALYIWEKSIGNLVKILHGTRGELLLDVAWHPVRPIIASISSGVVSIWAQNQVENWSAFAPDFKELDENVEYEERESEFDIEDEDKSEPEQTGADAAEDEEVDVTSVDPIAAFCSSDEELEDSKALLYLPIAPEVEDPEENPYGPPPDAVQTSLMDEGASSEKKRQSSADGSQPPKKKPKTTNIELQGVPNDEVHPLLGVKGDGKSKKKQAGRPKGSKAGGAISELL
- the RBBP5 gene encoding retinoblastoma-binding protein 5 isoform X10; protein product: MNLELLESFGQNYPEEADGTLDCISMALTCTFNRWGTLLAVGCNDGRIVIWDFLTRGIAKIISAHIHPVCSLCWSRDGHKLVSASTDNIVSQWDVLSGDCDQRFRFPSPILKVQYHPRDQNKVLVCPMKSAPVMLTLSDSKHVVLPVDDDSDLNVVASFDRRGEYIYTGNAKGKILVLKTDSQDLVASFRVTTGTSNTTAIKSIEFARKGSCFLINTADRIIRVYDGREILTCGRDGEPEPMQKLQDLVNRTPWKKCCFSGDGEYIVAGSARQHALYIWEKSIGNLVKILHGTRGELLLDVAWHPVRPIIASISSGVVSIWAQNQVENWSAFAPDFKELDENVEYEERESEFDIEDEDKSEPEQTGADAAEDEEVDVTSVDPIAAFCSSDEELEDSKALLYLPIAPEVEDPEENPYGPPPDAVQTSLMDEGASSEKKRQSSADGSQPPKKKPKTTNIELQGVPNDEVHPLLGVKGDGKSKKKQAGRPKGSKDASCYKLLLLMFTGNTEELFLPILGLADCFLTL
- the RBBP5 gene encoding retinoblastoma-binding protein 5 isoform X4 is translated as MNLELLESFGQNYPEEADGTLDCISMALTCTFNRWGTLLAVGCNDGRIVIWDFLTRGIAKIISAHIHPVCSLCWSRDGHKLVSASTDNIVSQWDVLSGDCDQRFRFPSPILKVQYHPRDQNKVLVCPMKSAPVMLTLSDSKHVVLPVDDDSDLNVVASFDRRGEYIYTGNAKGKILVLKTDSQDLVASFRVTTGTSNTTAIKSIEFARKGSCFLINTADRIIRVYDGREILTCGRDGEPEPMQKLQDLVNRTPWKKCCFSGDGEYIVAGSARQHALYIWEKSIGNLVKILHGTRGELLLDVAWHPVRPIIASISSGVVSIWAQNQVENWSAFAPDFKELDENVEYEERESEFDIEDEDKSEPEQTGADAAEDEEVDVTSVDPIAAFCSSDEELEDSKALLYLPIAPEVEDPEENPYGPPPDAVQTSLMDEGASSEKKRQSSADGSQPPKKKPKTTNIELQGVPNDEVHPLLGVKGDGKSKKKQAGRPKGSKGKEKDSPFKPKLYKGDRGLPLEGSAKGKVQAELSQPLTAGGAISELL
- the RBBP5 gene encoding retinoblastoma-binding protein 5 isoform X3 codes for the protein MPERASYPPFRFVSHCYTLFVSCMILAMWYMCHQLFLCFVAESFGQNYPEEADGTLDCISMALTCTFNRWGTLLAVGCNDGRIVIWDFLTRGIAKIISAHIHPVCSLCWSRDGHKLVSASTDNIVSQWDVLSGDCDQRFRFPSPILKVQYHPRDQNKVLVCPMKSAPVMLTLSDSKHVVLPVDDDSDLNVVASFDRRGEYIYTGNAKGKILVLKTDSQDLVASFRVTTGTSNTTAIKSIEFARKGSCFLINTADRIIRVYDGREILTCGRDGEPEPMQKLQDLVNRTPWKKCCFSGDGEYIVAGSARQHALYIWEKSIGNLVKILHGTRGELLLDVAWHPVRPIIASISSGVVSIWAQNQVENWSAFAPDFKELDENVEYEERESEFDIEDEDKSEPEQTGADAAEDEEVDVTSVDPIAAFCSSDEELEDSKALLYLPIAPEVEDPEENPYGPPPDAVQTSLMDEGASSEKKRQSSADGSQPPKKKPKTTNIELQGVPNDEVHPLLGVKGDGKSKKKQAGRPKGSKGKEKDSPFKPKLYKGDRGLPLEGSAKGKVQAELSQPLTAGGAISELL